The Lysobacter capsici genome has a segment encoding these proteins:
- a CDS encoding S8 family peptidase: MSARSNSFNLLAAATALAIAAASGSAFAADRVDLSSLNVDGSQQFGRFLVKYRSGSAPRGDVASFNKAIANAASATSSRLGGGKRAVQLKRLRRTASGADVVISSRALSRDEAATLMRQLAADQSVESVSNDILMVPYFTPNDTNFSQQFGFGTGTGGIRATTAWDVTKGEGTVVAVIDTGITNHSDLNANVIAGYDMISGDDPADGLPGSGFFIANDGDGRDANPADPGDWIDSTDTANPTVQQFCGMSNSSWHGSHVAGTVAAVTNNAKGVAGTAHNAKILPVRVLGKCGGYGSDIADAITWASGGSVPGVPANPNPADVINLSLGSRAPVACSQITKDAFNGAVARGSIVVVAAGNSNGDALLATNTQGEAVGYTNTNCGTVISVGSTTSSGARSSFSNYGTGVDIAAPGSGILSTVNNGTKGPTTETYKSYDGTSMAAPHVAGVAALVQSVAPTPLTQEQMRTLLKNTARAFPVSPGTKPIGAGIVNAAAAVAAVQGTNPGAQTYSNGTDANIPDNNATGVSTSITVSGRTGNAPSNAQVAVSIVHTYQGDLIVDLIAPDGSVYNLHSRTGAGTDNINQTYTVNLSSEALNGTWKLRAADRDAQDTGRIDSWSVTF; encoded by the coding sequence ATGTCCGCACGTTCCAATTCGTTCAACCTCCTCGCCGCCGCCACCGCCCTGGCGATCGCCGCCGCGTCGGGTTCCGCGTTCGCCGCCGATCGCGTCGATCTGAGCAGCCTCAATGTCGACGGCAGTCAGCAGTTCGGCCGTTTCCTGGTCAAGTACCGCAGCGGCAGCGCGCCGCGCGGCGACGTCGCCAGCTTCAACAAGGCCATCGCCAACGCCGCCAGCGCGACCAGCAGCCGCCTGGGCGGCGGCAAGCGCGCCGTGCAGCTCAAGCGCCTGCGCCGCACCGCCAGCGGCGCCGACGTGGTGATCAGCAGCCGCGCGCTCAGCCGCGACGAAGCCGCCACGCTGATGCGCCAGCTCGCCGCCGATCAGTCGGTGGAGTCGGTGTCCAACGACATCCTCATGGTTCCGTACTTCACCCCGAACGACACCAATTTCAGCCAGCAGTTCGGCTTCGGCACCGGCACCGGCGGCATCCGCGCGACCACCGCCTGGGACGTGACCAAGGGCGAGGGCACGGTGGTCGCGGTGATCGATACCGGTATCACCAACCACAGCGATCTCAACGCCAACGTGATCGCCGGTTACGACATGATCAGCGGCGACGATCCGGCCGATGGGTTGCCCGGTTCGGGTTTCTTCATCGCCAACGACGGCGACGGTCGCGACGCCAATCCGGCCGATCCGGGCGACTGGATCGACAGCACCGACACCGCCAACCCCACCGTGCAGCAGTTCTGCGGAATGTCCAATTCCTCGTGGCATGGCAGTCACGTCGCCGGCACGGTCGCGGCGGTCACCAACAACGCCAAGGGCGTGGCCGGTACCGCGCACAACGCCAAGATCCTGCCGGTGCGCGTGCTCGGCAAGTGCGGCGGCTACGGTTCGGATATCGCCGACGCGATCACCTGGGCGTCCGGCGGCAGCGTGCCCGGCGTTCCCGCCAATCCGAACCCGGCCGACGTGATCAATCTGAGCCTCGGCAGCAGGGCGCCGGTGGCCTGTTCGCAGATCACCAAGGATGCGTTCAATGGGGCGGTCGCGCGCGGCAGCATCGTGGTGGTCGCGGCCGGCAACAGCAACGGCGATGCGCTCCTGGCTACGAATACCCAGGGCGAGGCGGTGGGCTACACCAACACCAATTGCGGCACGGTCATTTCGGTAGGCTCGACCACCTCCTCCGGCGCGCGTTCGTCCTTCTCCAACTACGGCACCGGTGTCGATATCGCCGCGCCCGGCTCGGGCATTCTGTCGACCGTCAATAACGGCACGAAGGGGCCGACGACCGAGACGTACAAGTCCTACGACGGCACCTCGATGGCCGCGCCGCACGTCGCCGGCGTCGCCGCGCTGGTGCAGTCAGTGGCGCCGACGCCGCTGACCCAGGAACAGATGCGCACCCTGCTCAAGAACACCGCGCGCGCGTTCCCGGTGTCGCCGGGCACCAAGCCGATCGGCGCCGGCATCGTCAACGCCGCCGCCGCGGTCGCTGCGGTGCAGGGCACCAATCCGGGCGCGCAGACCTACAGCAACGGCACCGACGCGAACATTCCCGACAACAACGCCACCGGCGTGTCGACCAGCATCACCGTGTCGGGCCGTACCGGCAACGCGCCCAGCAATGCGCAGGTCGCGGTCAGCATCGTCCACACCTATCAGGGCGATCTGATCGTCGACCTGATCGCGCCGGACGGTTCGGTCTACAACCTGCACAGCCGCACCGGCGCCGGCACCGACAACATCAACCAGACCTACACGGTCAACCTGTCCAGCGAAGCGCTCAACGGCACCTGGAAGCTGCGCGCCGCCGATCGCGACGCGCAGGACACCGGCCGGATCGACAGCTGGAGCGTCACGTTCTGA